A portion of the Deinococcus apachensis DSM 19763 genome contains these proteins:
- the aspS gene encoding aspartate--tRNA(Asn) ligase, translating to MTTEPAVQLQRTLTRELPGHEGQTVRLQGFLHARRDLGGVQFLVLRDVSGVAQCVGSGLDLPLPESSIEVVGKVKAHPKAPGGFEVQIESLRVLSAAVEPPPVEIPKMEWNVNPETMLDYRVVTVRGLKERAALKVQAELVAAFRDHLISEGFTEISTPKIVSAGAEGGANLFPIDYFGHPAYLAQSPQLYKQIMVGVFERVFEVAPVYRAEEHATSRHLNEYLSLDVEMGFIESEEDVMDLETRVLAAVMTRLRERAGAEFALLGATIPDVPARIPRITLMEARQLVTEKYGHAVGGKDLDPEGERLLSQHYAETEGTDFVFVTKYPRAARPFYAHPELNSDGTVNPEITRGFDLLFRGIEITSGGQRIHEYPMLMDSIAAYKLNPESLTGYTEVFKYGMPPHGGFAIGAERLTAKLLGIANVRYARAFPRDRHRLTP from the coding sequence GTGACCACCGAACCCGCCGTCCAACTTCAGCGCACCCTTACCCGGGAGCTGCCCGGGCATGAGGGGCAGACCGTCAGACTCCAGGGATTCCTGCACGCCCGCCGCGACCTGGGGGGCGTGCAATTTTTGGTCCTGCGCGACGTGAGCGGCGTTGCCCAGTGTGTCGGCAGCGGCCTCGACCTCCCCCTGCCCGAGAGCAGCATCGAGGTCGTGGGCAAGGTCAAGGCGCATCCCAAAGCCCCCGGCGGCTTCGAGGTGCAGATCGAGAGCCTGCGCGTCCTGAGCGCCGCCGTCGAACCCCCGCCCGTCGAGATTCCCAAGATGGAGTGGAACGTCAACCCGGAAACGATGCTCGACTACCGGGTCGTGACTGTGCGCGGCCTGAAGGAACGGGCGGCGCTGAAGGTCCAGGCCGAACTCGTGGCGGCCTTCCGTGATCACCTCATCTCCGAGGGCTTTACCGAGATCAGCACGCCGAAGATCGTGTCGGCGGGGGCGGAGGGTGGAGCGAACCTCTTTCCCATCGACTACTTCGGGCACCCGGCATACCTGGCGCAGAGCCCGCAGCTCTACAAGCAGATCATGGTCGGCGTCTTCGAGCGCGTGTTCGAGGTCGCGCCCGTCTACCGCGCCGAGGAACACGCGACCTCCCGCCACCTCAACGAGTACCTGTCCCTGGACGTGGAGATGGGCTTTATCGAGTCGGAAGAGGACGTGATGGACCTCGAAACCCGGGTGCTGGCGGCAGTCATGACCCGGCTAAGGGAGCGGGCCGGGGCCGAATTCGCCCTGCTCGGCGCCACCATTCCCGATGTGCCCGCCCGCATTCCCCGCATCACCCTGATGGAGGCCCGGCAACTCGTCACCGAGAAGTACGGCCACGCGGTCGGCGGCAAGGACCTCGACCCGGAGGGCGAACGCCTGCTGAGCCAGCACTACGCGGAGACGGAGGGCACCGACTTCGTCTTCGTGACGAAGTACCCCCGTGCCGCCCGGCCCTTCTACGCGCACCCGGAACTCAACTCCGACGGCACCGTCAACCCCGAGATCACGCGGGGCTTCGACCTCCTCTTCCGGGGCATCGAGATCACCTCGGGCGGCCAGCGCATCCACGAGTACCCCATGCTGATGGACTCAATTGCCGCCTACAAGCTCAACCCCGAGTCGCTGACGGGCTATACCGAGGTCTTCAAGTACGGGATGCCCCCCCACGGCGGCTTCGCCATCGGGGCCGAGCGGCTGACGGCGAAGCTGCTGGGGATTGCGAACGTACGGTACGCCCGCGCCTTCCCCCGCGACCGGCACCGGCTGACGCCCTGA
- a CDS encoding pyridoxamine 5'-phosphate oxidase family protein translates to MTEPQHVDDPQEAARLLAEKIRGVRFATFTTVSADGSLHGRPMATQEAEFSGELWFFTYRDSHKVGDIRLNPQVNLGYNNPDKNLWVNVTGIAEQVDDRAKMQELWEPPLKAFFPDGVDDPNLTLLRVTPQRAEYWDGPASGIGKVVAFAKTLASGGKTPPGKDVKLDLEGQEGQ, encoded by the coding sequence ATGACCGAGCCGCAACACGTCGACGATCCGCAGGAGGCCGCCCGACTCCTCGCCGAGAAGATCAGGGGCGTCCGCTTCGCCACATTCACGACCGTCTCCGCCGACGGCAGCCTGCACGGGCGGCCGATGGCGACCCAGGAAGCCGAGTTCAGCGGCGAGCTGTGGTTTTTCACCTACCGTGACAGCCACAAGGTTGGGGATATACGGCTGAATCCGCAGGTCAACCTGGGCTACAACAACCCCGACAAGAACCTGTGGGTGAACGTGACAGGTATCGCCGAGCAGGTGGACGACCGCGCCAAGATGCAGGAACTGTGGGAGCCGCCCCTCAAGGCCTTCTTCCCCGACGGGGTGGACGACCCCAACCTGACGCTGCTGAGGGTCACGCCACAGCGGGCCGAATACTGGGACGGCCCGGCGAGTGGCATCGGCAAGGTGGTCGCCTTCGCCAAGACGCTCGCCAGCGGGGGCAAGACACCTCCCGGCAAGGACGTCAAGCTAGACCTTGAAGGGCAGGAAGGGCAGTAG
- a CDS encoding alpha/beta hydrolase family protein, whose amino-acid sequence MEQFAQFTVGGQRVYGMVHVPEGERPARGWPSVVMLHGFTGNRIEPHRLFPLLSRYLSAHGVASLRFDFRGSGESEGEFSEMTVAREVEDVEAAFEYVRGLPLIDPERVMLLGFSMGGLVAALAAERVRPHRLALWAPALPELWLSYLRGGFAPPVILDHGGWPLSREFLLEMPRMKPLEAAARWSGVARVFHGDADPVVPPVHGVRYAQALGCDAIAIPGANHTFDSLEAVEMLYRETARFLTGG is encoded by the coding sequence ATGGAACAGTTTGCCCAGTTCACGGTCGGCGGTCAGCGGGTCTACGGCATGGTGCATGTCCCCGAAGGCGAGCGGCCCGCGCGCGGCTGGCCCTCGGTCGTCATGCTGCACGGCTTTACCGGCAACCGCATTGAGCCCCACCGCCTCTTTCCCCTGCTGTCGCGTTACCTCTCGGCGCACGGGGTGGCCTCCCTGCGCTTCGACTTCCGGGGCAGCGGAGAGTCGGAGGGTGAATTCAGTGAGATGACCGTGGCCCGCGAAGTCGAGGACGTGGAGGCCGCCTTCGAGTACGTGCGCGGCCTGCCCCTGATCGACCCCGAACGGGTGATGCTCCTGGGCTTCTCGATGGGCGGGCTCGTCGCAGCCCTCGCCGCCGAGCGGGTGCGGCCCCACCGCCTCGCCCTGTGGGCGCCCGCCCTGCCGGAATTGTGGCTCTCCTACCTGCGCGGGGGCTTCGCGCCTCCCGTCATCCTCGACCACGGCGGCTGGCCCCTGAGCCGCGAGTTCCTGCTGGAGATGCCGCGCATGAAACCGCTGGAGGCCGCCGCGCGCTGGAGTGGCGTGGCCCGGGTCTTTCACGGCGACGCCGACCCAGTCGTGCCCCCTGTCCACGGGGTCCGTTATGCCCAGGCCCTCGGCTGTGACGCCATCGCCATTCCCGGTGCCAACCACACCTTCGATTCGCTGGAAGCGGTCGAGATGCTGTACCGGGAAACGGCGCGGTTTTTGACGGGGGGGTAG
- a CDS encoding SGNH/GDSL hydrolase family protein: MKRILPLALLLLGACAPMRTAHTPRPDATPFTRYVALGDSITAGFQSGGLKAESQRAAYPHRLGERARLDVPMPEVQDPGCPPPVGVKGEKNCTLRQPGIVSPVVAVPGAKVSDVLNSTDTQVTDPDPQLYDADLYRAILGPGTTQLQAALARKPLFVTVWIGNNDVLLPTLRGRPDQATPLDRFRADYTTLVDRLLAGGVQHLVVMTVPDVTRVPALIPVRQLRLAGVVDDSCRGQDVYFGSVVVARASKESPLSCNAPEALTAAEYRQAQGIVDGYNAAIREIADARGVPVFDVTRVLDMLPGWPLIPTAASPFGRSFSLDGVHPSNFAHQRFARELAVFMNQQFGTGLDTRP, from the coding sequence ATGAAGCGAATCCTGCCCCTCGCCCTGCTGCTGCTCGGTGCCTGCGCCCCCATGCGGACGGCGCACACCCCGCGCCCGGACGCCACGCCGTTTACCCGCTACGTCGCCCTGGGGGACAGCATCACCGCTGGGTTCCAGTCGGGCGGGCTGAAGGCGGAGTCGCAGCGGGCGGCGTACCCGCACCGGCTGGGCGAGCGGGCGAGGCTGGACGTGCCCATGCCGGAGGTGCAGGACCCCGGCTGTCCTCCCCCGGTGGGCGTGAAGGGAGAGAAGAACTGCACGCTGCGTCAGCCGGGCATCGTGTCGCCCGTGGTCGCGGTGCCCGGCGCGAAGGTCAGCGACGTGCTGAACAGCACCGACACCCAGGTCACCGACCCGGACCCACAACTGTACGACGCCGACCTCTACCGGGCGATCCTGGGGCCGGGCACCACCCAGCTCCAGGCAGCGCTGGCCCGCAAACCGCTGTTCGTCACCGTCTGGATCGGCAACAACGACGTTCTGCTGCCCACCCTGCGCGGACGGCCCGATCAGGCCACGCCACTGGACCGCTTCCGCGCCGACTACACGACCCTGGTGGACCGGTTGCTGGCCGGGGGTGTTCAGCACCTCGTGGTGATGACCGTGCCGGACGTGACGCGGGTGCCCGCGCTGATCCCGGTGCGCCAGCTTCGCCTGGCCGGAGTGGTGGACGACAGTTGCCGGGGTCAGGACGTGTATTTCGGCAGCGTGGTGGTGGCCCGGGCGAGCAAGGAGTCCCCCCTGTCCTGCAATGCCCCCGAGGCGTTGACCGCCGCCGAGTACCGGCAGGCCCAGGGCATCGTGGATGGGTACAACGCCGCCATCCGCGAGATCGCCGACGCCCGGGGTGTGCCCGTCTTCGACGTGACCCGCGTGCTCGATATGCTGCCGGGGTGGCCCCTGATCCCCACGGCGGCCTCCCCCTTCGGGCGGTCCTTCAGCCTCGACGGCGTGCATCCGAGCAACTTCGCGCACCAGCGCTTCGCCCGAGAACTCGCCGTGTTCATGAACCAGCAGTTCGGAACGGGTTTGGATACGCGGCCCTGA